The Doryrhamphus excisus isolate RoL2022-K1 chromosome 1, RoL_Dexc_1.0, whole genome shotgun sequence genome includes a window with the following:
- the LOC131127791 gene encoding uncharacterized protein LOC131127791, whose protein sequence is MGVTVDCINPGDGKTFAAKGQQVSVHYVGTLTNGTKFDSSRDRGQPFKFKLGCGEVIRGWDEGVAQMSVGQKARLTCTPDYAYGGRGFPPVIPANATLIFEVELLGIV, encoded by the exons ATGGGTGTCACCGTTGATTGCATCAATCCCGGCGACG GAAAAACGTTTGCCGCGAAAGGCCAGCAAGTCAGCGTGCACTACGTCG GGACACTGACAAATGGCACTAAGTTTGACTCCTCCAGGGACCGAGGCCAGCCCTTTAAATTCAAACTGGGCTGTGGTGAAGTCATTCGAGGCTGGGATGAGGGGGTCGCTCAG ATGAGCGTGGGCCAGAAGGCCCGCTTGACCTGCACGCCAGATTACGCCTACGGCGGCCGAGGTTTCCCTCCCGTCATTCCGGCCAACGCCACTCTCATCTTTGAAGTGGAACTGCTTGGAATTGTTTGA